The following proteins come from a genomic window of Brevibacillus antibioticus:
- a CDS encoding transglycosylase domain-containing protein: MNHLPIPLGRNTDLYEAASIPKSIKKLGVRWKKRLRISFFVIMMVAILAPIVLAWTGNIWIDEKKLAAVQQSNSYAKLDEMPDYVWKSFVAIEDHRFMQHPGVDPIGLSRAIWLDIKEGAYVQGGSTITMQLARNLFLTNDKTMTRKVKEIAIALQLEQRYSKKELLEMYLNVIYFGHGKYGIGEAVPFYFGKKATETGDRAVTLGEAAMLASLPKGPERYSPVKNWDRAKQRQAVVLNRMNELAVIDQSESTLAKNEQITVVPTAKRAAK, translated from the coding sequence ATGAACCACCTTCCAATCCCATTAGGAAGAAACACCGACTTGTATGAAGCGGCGAGTATACCCAAGAGCATTAAAAAACTCGGTGTTCGTTGGAAAAAACGACTGCGTATCAGTTTTTTCGTGATCATGATGGTAGCCATCTTGGCGCCGATCGTGCTTGCGTGGACAGGGAATATATGGATAGATGAGAAAAAGCTAGCTGCTGTACAGCAATCCAACAGCTATGCAAAGCTGGACGAAATGCCTGATTATGTGTGGAAGTCGTTCGTTGCGATAGAGGATCATCGGTTTATGCAGCATCCAGGAGTGGACCCGATTGGATTGAGCCGAGCGATCTGGTTGGATATCAAGGAAGGTGCCTACGTACAGGGTGGAAGTACAATCACCATGCAGTTGGCGCGAAACTTGTTTCTGACGAATGACAAAACGATGACCAGAAAAGTGAAGGAAATCGCGATCGCTTTGCAATTAGAACAGCGATACAGCAAAAAAGAACTGCTCGAAATGTACCTCAACGTCATTTATTTCGGGCACGGAAAATACGGGATTGGCGAGGCTGTTCCCTTTTACTTCGGAAAAAAAGCAACAGAAACAGGAGATCGAGCGGTAACACTGGGAGAAGCGGCCATGCTGGCTTCTTTACCGAAAGGACCAGAGCGGTACTCACCGGTAAAGAACTGGGACCGAGCCAAACAACGGCAGGCGGTTGTGCTGAATCGGATGAACGAATTGGCAGTGATTGATCAAAGCGAAAGTACATTGGCAAAGAACGAGCAGATAACCGTTGTTCCTACTGCCAAACGCGCAGCGAAATAA
- a CDS encoding acyl-CoA synthetase, with product MQLKFPENYNFAARVDEWAEKHPERRAVWEIDEQGQEHILTYEDLRKYSNKIASGLGSIGIEHGDRVLVLVSRGTLAYGLYLALLKLGAVILPGSEMLRYKDIEYRINHAKVKAVISFAGAMSEVDLTRGNCSTLQHYITTGEEKEGWISLEGLLQGQDTEFEVVNTKSDELAFLSYTSGTTGGPKGVMHVHGWPFAHLAVAATQWLDVREGDVVWATAGPGWAKWIWSPFVSTLGLGATAFVYKGKFSAENYLTILQNYPVSVLCATPTEYRIMAKVTDLGQYKLSALRSACSAGEPLNREVIDTFRRVFQLTVRDGYGQTENTLLVGTFVGMEPRPGSMGKPSPVVRIAIIDEEGSELPIGKVGDIAIDRHMVALFKGYLDDPQRTARAFRGDWYVTGDQGRMDEDGYIWFEGRSDDIIISGGYTIGPFEVEDALVKHAAVAECAAVASPDPERGHVVKAFVILKKGNEPSEEMILELQNHVKQLTAPYKYPRKIEFVQELPKTTSGKIRRIELRQQEAQQNQHS from the coding sequence ATGCAGCTGAAATTTCCGGAAAATTACAACTTCGCTGCCCGGGTGGACGAATGGGCGGAAAAACATCCAGAGAGAAGAGCAGTTTGGGAGATAGATGAACAAGGCCAGGAACATATCCTTACGTACGAGGATTTGCGCAAATATTCAAATAAAATAGCAAGCGGCTTAGGGTCCATCGGAATCGAGCATGGGGATCGAGTGCTTGTCCTGGTTTCCCGAGGGACATTGGCCTATGGACTCTATTTGGCTCTATTGAAGCTGGGGGCAGTGATTTTGCCAGGGTCTGAGATGCTGCGCTACAAAGATATCGAGTACCGAATCAATCATGCAAAAGTCAAGGCTGTGATCAGCTTTGCGGGAGCAATGAGTGAGGTTGATCTGACGAGAGGCAACTGTTCTACCCTGCAACACTACATCACGACGGGCGAAGAGAAAGAAGGGTGGATTTCCCTTGAGGGGTTGCTCCAGGGGCAGGACACAGAGTTTGAGGTCGTAAACACGAAGTCAGACGAGCTCGCCTTCCTGTCTTATACATCAGGAACGACTGGGGGACCAAAAGGGGTTATGCACGTTCACGGCTGGCCGTTTGCGCATTTGGCTGTGGCCGCTACACAGTGGCTGGACGTTCGCGAAGGCGACGTGGTTTGGGCAACGGCTGGACCTGGTTGGGCGAAGTGGATCTGGAGCCCGTTCGTCTCTACGTTAGGGCTTGGAGCGACCGCGTTTGTCTATAAAGGAAAGTTTTCTGCGGAAAATTATTTGACGATTCTGCAAAATTATCCGGTTTCTGTCTTGTGTGCGACGCCAACCGAATACAGAATCATGGCAAAAGTAACGGATTTAGGACAATACAAGCTGTCTGCCTTACGCAGCGCATGTTCGGCCGGTGAACCGCTCAATCGGGAAGTGATCGACACATTCCGCCGCGTATTCCAGTTGACCGTGCGAGATGGATACGGACAGACAGAGAATACTTTGCTAGTGGGTACCTTTGTCGGCATGGAGCCCAGACCAGGTTCAATGGGCAAGCCATCGCCAGTTGTGAGGATCGCCATTATTGACGAAGAAGGATCGGAGTTGCCAATAGGCAAGGTGGGCGATATTGCCATTGATCGCCATATGGTGGCGCTGTTCAAAGGCTATCTGGATGATCCCCAGCGAACTGCCAGAGCGTTTCGCGGGGACTGGTACGTGACGGGTGATCAAGGTCGCATGGACGAAGATGGCTACATCTGGTTCGAAGGACGCTCAGACGACATTATTATCTCAGGTGGATATACAATTGGTCCGTTTGAGGTCGAGGATGCGTTGGTGAAGCATGCGGCAGTAGCAGAATGTGCAGCGGTTGCCAGTCCTGATCCAGAGCGTGGGCATGTGGTAAAAGCCTTTGTCATCCTGAAAAAAGGGAATGAGCCATCCGAAGAGATGATTTTGGAATTGCAAAACCATGTCAAGCAATTAACTGCTCCATATAAATACCCGCGCAAAATCGAATTTGTACAGGAGCTGCCAAAGACGACCTCTGGTAAAATCAGACGGATCGAGCTGCGGCAGCAGGAGGCACAGCAAAATCAGCATTCGTAG
- a CDS encoding branched-chain amino acid ABC transporter permease, protein MFLSLAVLPFLSDSRSMYIMFTQIFIFAIFAMSFDLLLGYTGIVSFGHCMFFGIGAYSVSLFLKNFDATISYFLLGVLVAIVLSGILSYLIGMLSLRLKSHFYAMLTLAISQLLFVLAEKWRSMTMGGDGFTFPVPELFRDRLSFYYVCLILMVILFVILRAFTHSPLGKVLKAIGQNEQRAEALGYQILHYKVIVSIVAGVVAAISGGLYAVMLRFVNTQVFSIETTLDALLMSMIGGLGTLFGSILGSGIVELAHHGLTELAKLHPIFERWVIFLGLLYILVVLCFPSGIVGSVQEWREKRKQRSMQAATITEQVE, encoded by the coding sequence GTGTTTTTGTCCTTGGCGGTTTTGCCGTTTCTTTCAGACTCGCGAAGCATGTACATCATGTTCACCCAAATCTTTATCTTTGCGATTTTTGCGATGAGCTTTGATTTGTTGCTCGGGTATACGGGGATCGTCTCATTCGGACACTGTATGTTTTTCGGAATAGGTGCGTACTCCGTGTCTTTATTCCTGAAGAACTTTGACGCGACGATCAGTTATTTCTTGCTTGGCGTACTCGTTGCCATCGTGCTCTCTGGTATTCTCAGCTATTTGATCGGGATGCTGTCCTTGCGATTGAAAAGTCATTTTTATGCAATGCTGACCTTGGCGATTTCCCAGCTGCTATTCGTATTGGCAGAAAAATGGCGCTCAATGACAATGGGTGGGGACGGCTTTACCTTTCCAGTGCCTGAGCTGTTTCGTGATCGTTTGTCCTTTTACTATGTATGCCTGATCCTAATGGTCATCCTATTCGTCATCTTGCGGGCGTTTACGCACTCTCCACTCGGTAAGGTCTTGAAAGCCATCGGTCAAAATGAACAACGTGCGGAAGCGTTAGGCTATCAAATTCTTCATTATAAGGTGATCGTTAGCATCGTCGCAGGAGTGGTTGCTGCGATTAGTGGCGGCTTGTACGCGGTCATGCTGCGCTTCGTGAACACTCAAGTGTTTTCGATTGAAACGACACTGGATGCACTCCTGATGAGTATGATCGGTGGGCTGGGAACGCTTTTTGGCTCCATTTTGGGATCAGGGATCGTGGAGCTGGCGCATCACGGGCTGACAGAGTTGGCGAAGCTTCATCCGATTTTCGAAAGATGGGTCATCTTCCTAGGCTTGCTCTATATTTTGGTCGTGCTCTGCTTCCCGAGCGGAATCGTCGGCAGCGTTCAAGAGTGGAGGGAAAAAAGAAAACAGCGATCCATGCAAGCTGCAACGATTACGGAGCAAGTAGAGTAA
- a CDS encoding branched-chain amino acid ABC transporter permease codes for MDVATNLLVNGLATGTLIFLLASGLTLIFGLMSVLNFAHGGLFAWGAFAGVWLFGLTDSFFLAIVGAVVIGMLLGFVLERVLIRPVYGDHIQQLLVTLGGMLVISELLKVFWSPNPIRAVLPDYLQGSIELGDIILITYRLFVIAVGIVVYVGLHLLLTRTRLGLIVRAGVIDKEMVQALGINIKQVFTFVFLLGAGMAALGGSLLAPYSGVIFAEMGMQYAILAFIVVIVGGMGSVQGSMIAALLVGVLGSFMAYFVPELSLAVNMLLMLAVLLIKPSGLFGAKG; via the coding sequence ATGGATGTCGCAACTAATTTGCTTGTAAATGGACTGGCGACAGGCACACTCATTTTCTTGCTCGCGTCCGGGCTCACGTTGATCTTTGGCTTAATGAGTGTGTTGAACTTTGCCCACGGTGGATTGTTTGCCTGGGGAGCCTTTGCTGGTGTATGGCTTTTCGGATTGACGGATAGCTTTTTTCTGGCCATCGTAGGTGCTGTCGTCATCGGGATGCTGCTCGGTTTTGTGTTAGAGCGCGTGCTGATCCGTCCCGTGTACGGTGATCATATTCAGCAACTGCTCGTGACATTGGGCGGGATGCTCGTGATAAGTGAATTGCTCAAGGTGTTTTGGAGTCCCAATCCCATTCGGGCCGTATTACCAGATTATTTGCAAGGGAGCATCGAGCTTGGCGACATCATCCTGATAACTTATCGCTTGTTTGTCATTGCAGTGGGAATAGTTGTGTACGTTGGGTTGCACCTGCTGTTGACGCGAACGAGACTAGGCTTGATCGTCCGAGCGGGCGTCATCGATAAGGAAATGGTGCAGGCACTCGGCATCAATATTAAACAAGTGTTTACTTTCGTTTTTTTGCTGGGGGCAGGCATGGCCGCGCTCGGAGGAAGTCTGCTGGCACCGTATTCAGGGGTTATTTTTGCGGAAATGGGTATGCAGTATGCGATTCTGGCATTCATCGTCGTCATTGTCGGTGGGATGGGAAGCGTTCAAGGCTCTATGATTGCGGCGCTTTTAGTAGGCGTGCTTGGCTCGTTTATGGCTTACTTCGTTCCAGAGCTTTCACTGGCAGTGAACATGCTGCTGATGCTAGCAGTGCTGCTAATCAAACCATCCGGCCTGTTTGGAGCGAAGGGGTGA
- a CDS encoding ABC transporter ATP-binding protein — protein sequence MMLQLDQIETYLDQFHILQGVSLSVQAGSITVLFGRNGAGKTTTLRSIMGLAPIRHGQIRYVGEEIGHLPTYSIARKGIGYVPENQGIFHDFTVEETFRLAMQKNDDEQKEKLAWMLDLFPDLRHYWKKKSGYLSGGQKQMLAIARAYVNSNGLLLIDEPSKGLAPIMVEKLMFHIESMKQKTTVLLVEQNFMMASMIGEQYYLMDEGKIVRGGAMQELKDDADTRQKYLGIA from the coding sequence ATGATGTTGCAACTTGATCAGATTGAAACGTACCTCGACCAGTTTCACATCTTGCAGGGAGTCTCGCTATCCGTGCAAGCAGGCAGTATTACTGTCCTGTTTGGACGAAACGGCGCGGGCAAAACAACGACGCTTCGTTCCATCATGGGGCTTGCCCCGATCCGTCATGGTCAAATTCGCTATGTAGGAGAAGAAATCGGACATCTGCCGACCTATTCCATCGCGCGTAAGGGGATTGGCTATGTGCCCGAGAATCAAGGGATTTTTCATGATTTTACGGTAGAAGAGACGTTCCGGCTCGCTATGCAAAAAAATGACGACGAACAAAAAGAAAAGCTCGCGTGGATGCTGGATCTATTCCCTGACCTGCGTCATTACTGGAAAAAGAAAAGCGGGTACTTAAGCGGAGGTCAAAAGCAAATGCTGGCGATTGCACGAGCTTATGTGAATAGCAACGGACTCTTGTTAATTGACGAGCCGAGCAAGGGACTGGCGCCCATCATGGTTGAAAAGCTCATGTTTCACATCGAATCGATGAAGCAGAAAACGACCGTGCTTTTAGTCGAGCAAAACTTTATGATGGCGAGCATGATTGGCGAGCAGTACTACTTGATGGATGAAGGGAAAATTGTCCGCGGTGGCGCGATGCAGGAGTTGAAGGATGATGCAGATACGCGACAAAAATATTTGGGTATTGCCTGA
- a CDS encoding ABC transporter ATP-binding protein: protein MSYLLETVDVSVAFGEQKVINKVSLRIPQQRFTSIIGPNGAGKTTLFNLLSGQLTPSQGTIKYKGQDITHLPPAARTRLGIGRSFQLTNLFPKLTVRENIRLAVQAAQGVRFRLWISEAAQMRQAEEVGRLLHLVLLEKKADVLASLLAHGEKRKLELAMLLGLRPDVLLLDEPTAGISLEEVPAVLKVIESIKESNSCTIILIEHKMDMVKSLSDHMIVLFHGELLAEGTPTDMMRNEQVQSAYLGGLYKHDVAT from the coding sequence ATGAGTTACTTGTTAGAAACGGTTGACGTAAGCGTAGCATTCGGGGAGCAAAAAGTCATAAACAAGGTATCGCTACGCATACCACAGCAGCGATTTACTTCGATCATCGGACCCAATGGAGCCGGAAAGACGACGTTGTTTAACTTGTTAAGCGGGCAGCTTACTCCATCGCAAGGAACGATCAAGTACAAGGGGCAAGATATTACACACTTGCCCCCAGCAGCACGAACGAGATTGGGTATTGGACGATCGTTTCAATTGACAAACTTATTTCCCAAGCTAACGGTGCGGGAAAATATTCGATTGGCCGTGCAAGCCGCACAGGGAGTTCGGTTTCGTTTATGGATTTCCGAGGCAGCTCAGATGCGACAGGCTGAGGAAGTTGGGCGATTGCTGCATCTGGTGTTGCTGGAGAAAAAGGCGGATGTGCTGGCAAGCCTGCTGGCGCATGGGGAGAAACGAAAGCTGGAGCTAGCCATGCTCCTTGGACTGCGTCCGGATGTTCTTTTACTCGACGAACCGACGGCGGGGATTTCGTTGGAGGAAGTCCCAGCTGTATTGAAGGTGATCGAATCGATTAAGGAAAGCAATTCGTGCACGATTATCCTAATTGAACACAAGATGGACATGGTCAAATCACTCTCCGATCACATGATCGTACTATTTCATGGAGAGCTATTGGCTGAGGGGACACCGACTGACATGATGAGAAATGAGCAGGTGCAGTCTGCCTACTTGGGAGGGTTGTATAAGCATGATGTTGCAACTTGA
- a CDS encoding substrate-binding domain-containing protein, translating to MSVVLAVGCSQNESASSSGSHTIKVGVLASLTGPLESYGKQTVRGFELGLDYATEGKREIAGKKIEFVVEDTETKPDVAVQKATKLLETDKVDFLVGSSSSGDTLAVLPLAEEYKKIMVVEPAVADSITGKNWNKYIFRTGRNSSQDAVAGAAAIASTGTKIATMAQDSAYGREGIKAFKTAAEKLGAVIIEEQYVDTNTTDFTANIQKIISAKPEYVFITWAGSNSPWKQLQDMQVQQKGIKVSTGAPDIAALKTMEAMIGMEGFSVYYHSLPKTKMNEWLLDEHKKRFHGEIPDLFTAGGMTAAVSIVEALKKTNADTDSEKLITAMEGMTFDTPKGTMQFRVEDHQALQTLYAIKLEKKDGVDHPVPVLIREMTMEETAPPVRNQK from the coding sequence ATGTCTGTCGTGCTTGCTGTTGGTTGCAGCCAAAATGAAAGCGCTTCATCCAGTGGCAGTCATACGATCAAGGTAGGCGTACTCGCTTCGCTCACGGGGCCATTGGAGAGCTACGGCAAACAGACGGTAAGAGGTTTTGAGCTCGGACTCGATTATGCAACAGAGGGCAAGCGAGAGATCGCTGGCAAAAAGATCGAGTTTGTCGTTGAGGATACGGAGACGAAGCCGGATGTCGCTGTCCAAAAAGCGACGAAGCTCCTGGAGACCGACAAGGTAGATTTTCTCGTAGGCTCCTCGAGTTCAGGCGATACGCTAGCTGTCCTTCCCCTGGCAGAAGAGTACAAAAAAATCATGGTCGTAGAACCGGCTGTAGCAGATAGTATCACCGGGAAAAACTGGAACAAATATATTTTCCGCACAGGTCGAAATTCTTCGCAGGACGCAGTTGCTGGCGCTGCGGCGATTGCTTCCACAGGAACGAAGATCGCGACGATGGCCCAAGACAGCGCCTACGGTCGAGAAGGGATTAAAGCCTTTAAGACCGCAGCGGAAAAATTAGGGGCTGTCATTATCGAAGAACAATACGTGGACACGAACACGACTGATTTTACAGCCAACATCCAGAAAATCATTAGCGCCAAACCAGAATATGTGTTCATCACGTGGGCAGGCTCGAACTCCCCGTGGAAACAGCTTCAAGATATGCAGGTCCAGCAAAAAGGCATCAAGGTGTCTACGGGAGCACCCGATATCGCTGCCTTGAAAACGATGGAGGCCATGATCGGAATGGAAGGTTTCTCGGTATATTACCATTCGCTCCCGAAAACGAAAATGAACGAATGGCTCCTCGATGAGCACAAAAAGCGTTTTCATGGCGAGATTCCAGATTTATTCACGGCAGGCGGGATGACGGCAGCTGTATCGATTGTGGAAGCACTGAAAAAGACGAACGCCGATACAGATTCGGAGAAGTTGATTACTGCAATGGAAGGGATGACCTTTGATACGCCAAAGGGCACGATGCAGTTCCGGGTCGAGGATCATCAGGCACTGCAAACGTTGTACGCGATCAAGCTAGAGAAAAAAGATGGAGTCGATCATCCTGTCCCTGTACTCATTCGGGAGATGACGATGGAAGAAACAGCACCACCTGTCAGGAACCAGAAGTAG
- a CDS encoding 3-oxoacyl-ACP synthase: MNHLEANTIHEQTIGVEATSVFFPEGVETAERLAEKTGIPAQVIIEKFGLYQKHVADDTLHASDLAVLAAQQLTDSVIDPSEIDVIIYFGSPHKDYYVWSSAPKITYELKATNAYGFEMMNVSSCFPIALKVAKDMLTADASIENILLVAGCKESQIVDYDNPRSRFMFNFADGGTAALVKRGATKSRILHSCVITDGSFHDDIRVPAGGSRHQPSRETVENRLHYIDVPNPSDMKERLDPISIPNFVHVVEQALAKSNRSLRDLKLLLPLHTKRSMFLELLERLQLSEEQAVYLDHYGHLSALDPCIGLHVAQQEGRLAPGDIVVAVSAGTGYTWAATVLEWLAESQ; the protein is encoded by the coding sequence ATGAATCATCTTGAAGCGAATACGATCCACGAGCAGACTATCGGAGTGGAAGCGACGTCCGTATTTTTTCCGGAGGGAGTAGAAACAGCTGAGCGATTAGCTGAAAAGACCGGAATCCCCGCGCAAGTCATTATTGAAAAATTCGGTCTATATCAAAAGCATGTCGCAGATGACACCCTTCATGCATCAGACCTCGCTGTGCTTGCTGCCCAACAGCTGACCGACTCAGTGATCGATCCGTCTGAAATTGACGTGATTATTTACTTCGGCAGTCCGCACAAAGATTACTATGTATGGTCCAGCGCACCGAAGATTACATACGAACTAAAAGCAACAAACGCATACGGTTTCGAGATGATGAACGTCAGTTCTTGTTTTCCAATCGCCTTGAAGGTTGCCAAAGATATGCTGACGGCAGACGCATCCATTGAAAACATCTTGCTGGTTGCTGGCTGTAAAGAATCACAAATCGTCGATTACGACAATCCTCGCTCACGCTTCATGTTTAATTTTGCAGATGGCGGGACAGCAGCTCTCGTAAAGCGTGGTGCTACAAAAAGCAGAATTCTCCACAGCTGTGTCATCACCGATGGTTCTTTTCATGATGATATAAGGGTACCAGCAGGCGGCTCGAGGCACCAACCTAGTCGTGAAACGGTGGAAAACAGACTTCATTACATCGATGTGCCGAATCCGAGCGATATGAAGGAACGACTTGATCCCATCTCGATACCAAACTTTGTTCATGTGGTAGAGCAGGCATTGGCAAAAAGTAATCGTTCCCTACGTGATTTGAAGCTGCTGCTTCCTTTGCATACAAAGCGTTCGATGTTCTTAGAGCTGTTGGAACGTTTGCAACTTAGTGAGGAGCAGGCCGTCTATCTCGATCATTACGGGCATTTGTCTGCACTCGATCCGTGTATTGGACTGCATGTCGCACAGCAAGAGGGACGTCTTGCCCCTGGGGATATTGTCGTTGCTGTCAGTGCTGGAACTGGATATACGTGGGCGGCAACCGTACTGGAATGGTTAGCCGAATCGCAATGA
- a CDS encoding MaoC family dehydratase, whose product MARFAIGEQAYFSRTITETDIVLFAGMSGDYNPVHIDQQYAKDTRFGQRISHGLLTASMLSRLLGMQLPGIGSIYKDQTISFTAPVLIGDTITATATVLEYQEERGIIRLLTECTNQHGKVVLTGTATMLVPREGAKV is encoded by the coding sequence ATGGCGAGATTTGCAATAGGGGAGCAAGCATATTTTAGCAGAACGATTACGGAAACAGATATCGTTCTATTTGCGGGAATGAGTGGGGATTATAATCCGGTGCACATTGACCAACAGTACGCAAAGGACACGCGATTCGGCCAGCGTATCTCACATGGATTGTTGACGGCGAGCATGTTGTCCAGATTGCTCGGGATGCAGCTGCCTGGTATCGGTTCCATTTACAAAGACCAGACCATTTCGTTTACGGCTCCGGTATTAATCGGAGACACGATCACCGCGACTGCCACTGTTCTGGAGTATCAAGAAGAGCGAGGCATCATCCGATTGCTTACGGAATGCACGAATCAGCATGGAAAAGTAGTCCTAACTGGAACAGCGACGATGCTCGTACCGAGGGAAGGAGCGAAAGTATGA
- a CDS encoding o-succinylbenzoate--CoA ligase — MHGIAYWIEKRARITPTRIAVIANDQSLTYQQMNEQMQCLANYLRHELQVKKGDRIGILSQNSLEYVLLLFAIAKIGAIAVPFNIRLTPAELEYQFEDSGIRVLCAQPQFATTIELIKAKASVAHMIWLEPGELPWRQDGPREFFQHSRTEADDGSGEDPYIICYTSGTTGKPKGAVLTQENMFWNSVHNVAALDLTSEDCSIVLLPLFHIGGIGLFAFPTWLAGGRVVVAGKFDPDKAIQLIETHQVTIVMGVPAIHEAIRQSPLFATTSFDSVRWFYNGGAPCPMELIQHFQERGLPFGQGYGLTETSPTVFMIAKEDAKRKAGSIGKPVMFCEVRLISDDGKDVGHGDIGELLVKGPNVMKEYWNKPVETAKAIRDGWLYTGDLARFDEEGFAYIVGRRKEMIISGGENIYPLELEQVIGELDDVQEAAVVGVPDERWGEVAKAFIVPKSGAVITEASIIAHCEQRLAKYKIPKSFVFLSELPRNATGKIVKQALTRLKSDSITQ; from the coding sequence ATGCACGGAATTGCTTATTGGATTGAAAAGCGAGCCCGAATCACTCCGACGCGGATCGCAGTGATTGCCAACGATCAATCCCTTACGTATCAACAAATGAATGAGCAGATGCAATGTCTTGCCAACTATTTACGACATGAGCTACAGGTCAAAAAAGGGGACAGGATCGGCATTTTGTCCCAAAACAGTTTGGAGTATGTGCTTCTGCTGTTTGCCATCGCCAAAATCGGTGCGATTGCCGTCCCCTTTAATATCCGCTTGACCCCTGCAGAATTAGAGTATCAGTTTGAAGATAGTGGTATCCGCGTGTTATGTGCCCAGCCCCAGTTCGCTACCACCATTGAGTTGATTAAGGCAAAGGCCAGTGTTGCGCACATGATATGGCTGGAACCGGGAGAACTCCCTTGGAGGCAGGATGGCCCACGTGAGTTCTTCCAGCACAGTAGGACGGAGGCAGATGACGGCAGTGGAGAAGACCCATACATCATTTGCTATACATCAGGAACGACAGGAAAGCCTAAAGGAGCAGTACTCACCCAAGAAAATATGTTTTGGAACTCCGTACACAATGTAGCCGCGCTTGATCTCACCTCAGAAGACTGCTCGATTGTCTTATTGCCACTCTTTCATATCGGGGGAATTGGACTGTTTGCCTTCCCTACATGGCTTGCTGGCGGGCGCGTCGTTGTCGCCGGGAAGTTCGACCCTGATAAAGCGATTCAATTAATCGAAACACACCAAGTCACCATCGTGATGGGTGTACCCGCCATCCATGAAGCCATTCGCCAAAGTCCCTTATTTGCTACCACATCATTCGATTCCGTCCGTTGGTTTTACAACGGCGGCGCTCCATGCCCCATGGAACTCATCCAGCATTTTCAGGAGCGAGGCCTCCCTTTTGGACAAGGATACGGCCTAACAGAAACATCCCCCACCGTGTTTATGATTGCGAAGGAAGATGCAAAAAGAAAAGCCGGCTCCATCGGCAAGCCCGTCATGTTTTGTGAAGTCCGCTTGATCTCGGATGACGGAAAAGACGTGGGTCATGGCGATATCGGCGAACTGCTCGTCAAAGGTCCGAATGTGATGAAGGAATACTGGAACAAACCAGTAGAAACAGCCAAGGCCATCCGGGATGGATGGCTGTACACAGGGGATTTGGCACGTTTTGATGAAGAAGGATTCGCCTATATCGTAGGAAGGCGCAAAGAAATGATTATCTCAGGCGGGGAGAACATTTATCCACTGGAGCTGGAGCAGGTCATTGGCGAGCTGGATGACGTTCAGGAAGCCGCCGTCGTCGGTGTACCCGATGAAAGATGGGGAGAGGTCGCAAAGGCGTTTATCGTGCCCAAATCAGGTGCAGTCATCACGGAAGCATCTATTATAGCGCACTGTGAGCAAAGACTGGCGAAGTATAAAATCCCGAAGTCATTTGTGTTTCTGAGCGAGCTGCCACGCAATGCAACAGGGAAAATCGTCAAACAAGCATTGACCAGATTGAAGAGCGATTCCATTACACAATGA
- a CDS encoding TetR/AcrR family transcriptional regulator, which translates to MSENSLPTPVLTKKGQETRKKILDAAEHVFGELGYYDASIVLITQHAQVSQGTFYNYFESKKAIYDELIRQLSRELRSAIKVAIMGATTQEENLRLGFLAFFRWIKHHRNMYSIIQQAALVDQELYRWYYAKLAAGYVRSLKNAMNEGAFREMDHETLAYCLMSIGQFIGMRWVYWENEDVPEAVLETAMSMIMKGIAAKP; encoded by the coding sequence GTGTCAGAAAATAGTCTACCTACCCCTGTTTTGACCAAAAAAGGACAGGAAACCCGCAAAAAAATACTGGATGCCGCAGAGCATGTGTTTGGCGAGCTGGGTTACTATGATGCATCTATTGTCTTGATCACACAACATGCACAGGTGTCCCAAGGAACGTTTTACAACTATTTCGAGTCGAAGAAAGCGATTTACGATGAGTTGATCAGGCAGCTGAGCAGAGAGCTTCGTTCGGCGATCAAGGTAGCGATCATGGGAGCAACCACACAAGAAGAAAATTTGCGCCTAGGATTTCTGGCCTTTTTTCGTTGGATCAAGCATCATCGCAACATGTACAGCATCATTCAACAGGCTGCGCTCGTCGATCAGGAGCTGTATCGCTGGTATTACGCCAAACTGGCAGCGGGGTACGTACGAAGTCTGAAGAACGCCATGAACGAAGGTGCGTTTCGAGAGATGGATCATGAGACGCTGGCTTATTGTCTCATGTCGATCGGACAATTTATCGGGATGCGTTGGGTTTACTGGGAAAATGAAGACGTACCGGAAGCGGTGTTAGAAACGGCCATGTCGATGATTATGAAAGGGATTGCTGCCAAGCCGTAA